The stretch of DNA TGCTCTACATGCCGACGAACCTGCCAACATCGTACTGATTATTGCCGACGATCTTGGCTATGGTGAGACCGGCATGATGGCCAACCAAGAAATCCCAACACCGCACATCGATGCTCTTGCTGCCCGTGGCGTTCGTTGCACGGCGGGTTACGTCACGTCGTCGTACTGCAGTCCGTCTCGCGCAGGCATCATGACGGGGCGATACCAATCACGGTTTGGGTACGACCGCAATCCTGTTGGCAAGCAGAACTTGGACGATTCGGCAGGGCTTCCGAATGACCAAACAACTTTCGTTCGCTTGCTGGCAGATGCCGGTTACAAAACAGGATTAGTTGGCAAGTGGCACCTCGGATCGACTCAATCCAAGCGTCCAACGTCGAGAGGGTTTGGCTCGTTTTACGGATTCCTACATGAAGGTCACTTCTACGTTCCTGGACCACCATTTGAAAAAGTGTGGACTATGGTTCGCGATAAGACTCTCAAACCCGGGGAACGAGTTCGTAAGGACATGATCGTTCGTGGGAACTATGCACCGATCAGCGAGCCAGATTACAACGCCGACAATCCCGTTTATCGCGAGACCGAAACGCTTGAGCAATTTGATTACCTCACCGATGCGATCACTGACGAAGCCCTGTCTTTCATCGAAGAACATCACGACAAACCTTTTTGCTTGACGGTGGCATACAACGCCGTTCACAGTCCGATGCAAG from Rubripirellula amarantea encodes:
- a CDS encoding sulfatase-like hydrolase/transferase — protein: MKLLFATMVLCLTSFALHADEPANIVLIIADDLGYGETGMMANQEIPTPHIDALAARGVRCTAGYVTSSYCSPSRAGIMTGRYQSRFGYDRNPVGKQNLDDSAGLPNDQTTFVRLLADAGYKTGLVGKWHLGSTQSKRPTSRGFGSFYGFLHEGHFYVPGPPFEKVWTMVRDKTLKPGERVRKDMIVRGNYAPISEPDYNADNPVYRETETLEQFDYLTDAITDEALSFIEEHHDKPFCLTVAYNAVHSPMQAKASDVQTVDHISDIQRRIFAGMLVALDRGVGRVSDAIETLSLTRKTLVVFVSDNGGPTQELTSSNAPLRGGKGSLYEGGIRVPMLWSMPGRIAEGKTEDRPVLSLDIAATALDLAGIEPVEGADGQSIFSWINDATKPSPHQTIFWRMPRDKLALRHQDWKIVRLSAGDSVQLYHLGTDLSETKDLASQEPAMLSKLIDRWESINAQMAPETD